The Williamsia sp. DF01-3 genome has a window encoding:
- a CDS encoding type 1 glutamine amidotransferase domain-containing protein produces the protein MANELSGQKIAFLVAPEGVEQVELTEPWDAVEKAGGTPSLVSLESGQIQAFNHLDKADQFPVDKVVAEVPSADFDALVLPGGVANPDNLRMNDEAVKFISGFFTEGKPVAAICHAPWTLIEAGVVSDRKLTSWPSLRTDITNAGGQWTDEEVVVDNAGSNTLITSRKPDDLPAFCEALIREFAADNR, from the coding sequence ATGGCAAACGAACTGAGTGGGCAGAAGATCGCATTCTTGGTGGCGCCGGAGGGCGTCGAACAGGTTGAACTCACCGAACCCTGGGACGCGGTGGAGAAAGCGGGCGGTACACCGTCTCTGGTTTCCCTCGAATCAGGACAGATCCAGGCCTTCAATCATCTCGACAAAGCTGATCAATTCCCCGTCGACAAGGTGGTAGCCGAGGTCCCCTCTGCGGACTTCGACGCGTTGGTCCTGCCGGGCGGTGTCGCCAATCCTGACAATCTGCGGATGAACGACGAAGCCGTCAAGTTCATCTCCGGTTTCTTCACCGAGGGCAAACCTGTTGCCGCCATCTGCCATGCCCCGTGGACGCTCATCGAGGCCGGTGTGGTGTCCGACCGCAAGCTGACATCGTGGCCCAGCCTGCGCACCGACATCACCAACGCCGGTGGCCAATGGACCGATGAGGAAGTGGTTGTCGACAACGCCGGTTCGAACACGCTGATCACCAGTCGTAAGCCGGACGATCTACCCGCATTCTGTGAGGCACTGATCCGGGAGTTCGCCGCCGACAACAGGTGA